A DNA window from Providencia huaxiensis contains the following coding sequences:
- a CDS encoding ABC transporter substrate-binding protein: MCLMGLTLQAQAVEPTQSQTLRLAIGSEPTEGFDPMLGWSHGSYLLLHSPLLKQKADLSWHSYMLESYQHNADGKQWTLKLKKGLKFSDGSPLTAKDVVFTYNNAAASGGKVDMGNFAKAEEIDPLTVKITLSSPQSTFVNVLGSLGIVCADKYDAKTYAHNPIGAGPYRLVAFQPGQQLIVEQNPYYAGPKNAFGKMVFVFLDEDAAFAAAQSNQLEIVRIPAAVAANANNVKNMKLVERYSVENRGISFPIPPAGEKDAQGNPIGNDITSDVAVRKAINYALDRKLLAESVLEGFAVPAYTGVAGLPWNNPDSAFKDGDLEKAKSILEEAGWTLNKDGLREKDGKVAKLTLWYASGDTTRRDLAQAIRSSLKPIGIEMDLKSGSWETVELNMHANPTLFGWGSLDPMEIVHNYSSKAAGVGFYNPGYYKNAEVDQLIEKALAQADQDAAIPLWQQVDWNGNTGVGIKGDAPWAWLMNLQHIYLLNNCVDLGTSAPEIHGSWSVLNNVDEWAWTCQ; the protein is encoded by the coding sequence ATGTGCCTGATGGGGCTCACACTGCAAGCTCAAGCTGTGGAACCTACTCAATCACAAACCTTACGTTTAGCGATTGGCTCAGAGCCGACTGAAGGTTTTGACCCTATGCTTGGGTGGAGCCACGGCAGCTACCTACTGTTGCATAGCCCATTACTGAAACAAAAAGCTGACCTTTCATGGCATAGCTATATGCTTGAAAGTTATCAACATAATGCAGATGGTAAACAGTGGACACTCAAGCTGAAAAAAGGCTTAAAATTTTCCGATGGCTCTCCATTGACCGCCAAAGATGTGGTTTTTACCTATAACAATGCCGCAGCAAGTGGCGGTAAGGTGGACATGGGCAACTTTGCCAAAGCAGAGGAAATTGACCCACTCACCGTAAAAATCACGTTATCTTCCCCACAAAGTACCTTTGTGAATGTACTAGGCTCGTTAGGGATTGTTTGTGCCGATAAATATGATGCGAAAACCTATGCACATAACCCGATTGGCGCAGGCCCTTATCGCTTAGTCGCATTCCAGCCGGGGCAGCAACTGATTGTTGAGCAAAATCCATATTATGCAGGGCCAAAAAATGCCTTTGGTAAAATGGTCTTTGTTTTCCTTGATGAAGATGCGGCCTTTGCTGCAGCACAAAGCAATCAACTGGAAATCGTCCGTATTCCCGCTGCGGTAGCGGCAAATGCCAATAATGTGAAAAATATGAAATTGGTTGAACGCTATAGTGTGGAAAATCGCGGTATCTCTTTCCCAATTCCACCTGCGGGTGAGAAAGATGCTCAAGGTAACCCTATCGGTAACGACATCACTTCTGATGTTGCTGTCCGTAAAGCGATTAACTATGCACTTGACCGTAAACTATTGGCAGAATCTGTATTGGAAGGCTTTGCCGTACCGGCTTATACCGGCGTCGCGGGGCTGCCATGGAATAACCCAGACTCCGCTTTTAAAGATGGCGATCTTGAGAAAGCGAAATCCATTTTAGAAGAGGCGGGGTGGACGCTAAACAAAGATGGCTTAAGGGAAAAAGACGGTAAAGTGGCTAAGCTAACCTTATGGTATGCGAGTGGCGATACCACACGCCGCGATTTGGCTCAGGCTATTCGTTCAAGCTTAAAACCGATTGGTATCGAAATGGATTTAAAATCGGGGAGCTGGGAAACCGTTGAACTCAATATGCATGCGAATCCAACACTGTTTGGTTGGGGAAGCTTAGACCCGATGGAGATTGTCCATAATTACAGCAGCAAGGCTGCGGGTGTTGGCTTTTACAACCCGGGTTATTATAAAAATGCTGAAGTCGATCAATTGATTGAAAAAGCGTTAGCGCAAGCTGACCAAGACGCAGCGATCCCGTTATGGCAACAAGTGGATTGGAACGGTAACACAGGGGTGGGTATTAAAGGTGATGCCCCATGGGCTTGGTTGATGAACCTGCAACATATTTATTTACTGAATAATTGTGTTGATTTAGGCACCAGTGCCCCTGAAATTCACGGCTCTTGGTCAGTGTTAAATAATGTCGATGAATGGGCGTGGACCTGTCAGTAA
- a CDS encoding ATP-binding cassette domain-containing protein, which translates to MLQVNNLSIEQGGRRLWDGFNLSLASGERLGISAPSGFGKTTLGRVLAQWQKASQGTILFEGRRLPQQGYCPIQLVPQHPEKSFNPYRKVGASLFDAWQPDSHWLARFSIKPAWLERLPSELSGGELARIALLRALDPRTKILIADEVTAQLDANLQKEIWQLLLKLSEERPLAMVIFSHNKALLEKVCSRVISLVK; encoded by the coding sequence ATTTTACAAGTAAATAATTTATCCATTGAACAAGGTGGGCGGCGGCTGTGGGATGGCTTTAACTTATCACTCGCTAGCGGTGAACGCCTTGGGATCTCTGCGCCTAGTGGGTTTGGTAAAACTACGTTGGGCCGAGTATTGGCTCAGTGGCAAAAGGCATCTCAAGGAACCATTTTGTTTGAAGGGCGACGGCTACCTCAACAAGGCTATTGCCCGATTCAATTAGTCCCTCAGCATCCAGAAAAAAGTTTTAACCCATACCGTAAGGTCGGTGCGAGTTTGTTTGATGCTTGGCAGCCAGACTCCCATTGGTTAGCACGTTTTTCAATTAAACCTGCTTGGCTAGAAAGGCTTCCCAGTGAGTTATCCGGTGGTGAGCTTGCTCGTATTGCGTTACTGCGAGCCCTTGACCCGCGAACGAAAATTTTAATTGCTGATGAGGTCACTGCGCAATTAGACGCTAATTTGCAAAAAGAGATTTGGCAATTGTTACTGAAGTTATCCGAAGAGCGGCCACTAGCAATGGTTATTTTTAGCCATAACAAAGCGTTATTAGAGAAAGTGTGTAGCCGAGTTATTTCACTAGTCAAATAA
- a CDS encoding ABC transporter permease translates to MRTALGLLLRFICLLTVTAAGIFILLSYSPIDPIKAYIGNDLLHVPPEQYALIAALWGLDQPLWVQFWRWFSQVLQGDLGYSMLYNTPVIQVIADRLVPSLALLISSWLFSGVVGFALGLVAGRYLNRWPDKLISTLCYLLASIPVFWVGLLLLSLFAVTLQWAPICCAWPIGLDEQTATFSQKLHHLVLPVIALGMLGVGNIALHTRAKVVEVMSSEFIHYAQAQGDKGWSMIGFHVLKHAITPAICLQFASIGELLSGALLAEKVFAYPGLGQATIDAGLRGDIPLLMGIVMLCAALIFFSNTVADSLLKKVNKGVMR, encoded by the coding sequence ATGCGAACCGCACTCGGGCTTTTATTACGATTTATTTGCTTATTAACCGTAACGGCAGCAGGAATTTTTATCCTGCTGAGTTACTCGCCTATTGATCCAATAAAAGCCTATATCGGCAATGACTTACTGCACGTTCCCCCTGAGCAATATGCGCTCATTGCTGCTCTATGGGGGCTTGATCAGCCACTGTGGGTTCAGTTCTGGCGCTGGTTTTCGCAAGTCTTACAGGGGGATTTGGGCTATTCCATGCTCTATAACACCCCAGTAATTCAAGTGATTGCTGACCGCCTTGTGCCTTCTTTAGCCCTACTTATTAGTTCTTGGCTGTTCTCTGGCGTTGTTGGTTTTGCGTTGGGTTTGGTCGCGGGACGTTATTTAAACCGCTGGCCAGACAAACTTATTTCAACGTTATGCTATTTACTTGCTTCAATTCCTGTTTTTTGGGTGGGTTTGCTGTTGTTGTCTCTGTTTGCGGTGACATTACAGTGGGCGCCGATATGCTGTGCTTGGCCGATAGGCTTGGATGAGCAAACGGCAACATTTTCACAAAAACTTCATCACCTGGTTTTACCTGTCATTGCGTTGGGTATGTTAGGCGTCGGCAATATCGCACTGCATACACGTGCCAAAGTGGTTGAGGTGATGAGCAGTGAATTTATTCATTATGCACAAGCCCAAGGAGATAAAGGCTGGTCGATGATAGGCTTTCATGTCCTAAAGCATGCCATCACCCCCGCAATTTGTTTACAGTTTGCGTCTATTGGTGAGTTATTAAGCGGGGCATTATTAGCAGAGAAAGTTTTTGCCTATCCAGGCTTAGGTCAGGCGACGATTGATGCGGGGCTACGTGGAGACATTCCCTTATTGATGGGGATCGTGATGTTATGTGCTGCGCTAATATTTTTTAGCAATACGGTAGCCGACAGCTTGCTAAAAAAAGTGAATAAGGGAGTGATGAGGTAG
- a CDS encoding ATP-binding cassette domain-containing protein — MLSLDNLTVDVAQFRWLGRKRWAPLLQGISLDIQPGEMVALVGGSGEGKSLLLQSVLGLLPHNMRCRGGIHLNGKKLTEQNKAQHRGNALCYIPQGVSALNPLIRIGPQLERAAVLSGQHIKMHDVARHLQQYNLQSSLVDSYPNQLSGGMAKRVLASSATLSCAQYILADEISSWLDDDHAMQLLENIKSLCHDGRGVLWVTHDLSMAVRFADRIALLRNGALEEVLSSQTLQQGGGGKWLQSLWNALPEHQFMASK; from the coding sequence ATGTTGAGTCTTGATAATCTCACCGTGGATGTCGCGCAATTTCGTTGGTTAGGGCGTAAACGTTGGGCGCCATTACTACAAGGGATTTCCTTGGATATTCAGCCCGGTGAGATGGTTGCACTGGTAGGTGGGAGCGGAGAAGGTAAGAGCTTGTTATTACAGAGTGTTTTGGGGTTGCTTCCCCATAATATGCGCTGTCGTGGCGGTATTCACCTTAATGGTAAAAAACTGACCGAACAAAACAAAGCGCAGCACCGTGGTAACGCATTATGTTATATCCCTCAAGGGGTTAGCGCACTTAATCCGTTAATTCGTATCGGCCCACAATTAGAACGTGCCGCTGTGTTAAGTGGGCAGCACATTAAAATGCACGATGTCGCGCGGCATTTACAGCAATATAATCTACAAAGCTCACTCGTGGATAGCTACCCAAACCAGTTATCTGGTGGAATGGCAAAACGGGTACTTGCCAGCAGTGCGACACTCTCCTGCGCACAATATATTTTAGCGGATGAAATTTCATCATGGTTGGATGATGACCATGCTATGCAGCTACTCGAAAACATTAAATCGCTCTGCCACGATGGCCGAGGTGTTTTATGGGTCACCCATGATTTGTCCATGGCAGTGCGTTTTGCTGACCGTATTGCCTTATTGCGTAACGGAGCATTGGAAGAAGTGTTAAGTAGCCAAACGCTACAACAAGGTGGCGGTGGAAAATGGCTGCAGTCGTTGTGGAATGCGTTACCGGAACATCAATTTATGGCAAGTAAATGA
- a CDS encoding S8 family serine peptidase, with the protein MNIKTFKFIDGNQTGIVVNFNNVDKNPVTVSLFLDNEKIETISTNKSHYLFNIDKSGSYHVSISFIDSNKSICHLIDNPVSYHLSQQNIKQETKPEIKLKTINHKIDGINNYFLEIKFKINNTHLVMDTLSTELINSKLTLTKPNIELPTQQYEYLNLYGEDNFDHLVEIAQKLEQLDYVNYCCICPDTTDYLPPKLPLNNQIIKEDDILSDEITPDFSELQKYLDAPMGMNVRESWEKNINGSQAVVRHMDFGVYRNHEDLKDANLIVVSSRSETQNCNHGTASTGCVIATKNEFGVTGVAHGCQFYFYDTDDLDRLTDDTQPGDIVSFDLQFHIDNKLLPIISVRNWWERIKIMVDKGATVLLAAGNGGLDLSQFGIMDDFGDNGCMLVGACDHLTGKRTSFSNYNQKNSLINSWGDWSVTTTGYGTLQKHPGNDRNYTDSYSGTSSATPLCSGALALIQGYAKQHQIILSAWGMRELIRKSTYMEGVCDGIGYRPNVNQLLEEIDKLAQITE; encoded by the coding sequence ATGAATATAAAAACCTTTAAATTTATCGATGGAAATCAAACTGGTATCGTGGTCAATTTTAATAATGTAGATAAAAACCCTGTTACCGTGAGTTTATTTTTAGATAATGAAAAAATAGAAACCATATCTACAAATAAATCTCACTATCTTTTCAACATAGATAAATCAGGAAGTTACCATGTTTCCATTTCATTTATAGATAGCAACAAGAGCATTTGTCATTTAATTGATAACCCAGTTAGCTATCACCTTTCTCAACAAAACATTAAACAAGAAACCAAACCAGAAATAAAATTAAAAACCATCAATCATAAAATAGATGGGATTAACAATTATTTTCTCGAGATCAAGTTCAAGATAAATAACACACATTTAGTTATGGATACATTATCAACTGAATTAATAAATTCCAAATTAACATTAACTAAGCCAAATATTGAATTACCGACTCAACAATATGAGTATCTGAATCTTTATGGTGAAGATAACTTTGATCATTTAGTTGAAATAGCACAAAAACTTGAGCAATTAGATTATGTCAATTATTGCTGCATCTGCCCTGACACAACAGACTACCTGCCTCCCAAACTCCCGTTAAATAACCAAATCATAAAAGAAGATGACATCCTCAGTGATGAAATAACCCCAGATTTTTCTGAGTTACAAAAATATTTAGATGCCCCAATGGGAATGAATGTAAGAGAATCATGGGAAAAAAATATTAATGGCTCGCAAGCAGTTGTACGTCATATGGATTTTGGCGTATACCGAAACCATGAAGACCTTAAAGATGCAAACCTCATAGTGGTAAGTAGCCGGTCTGAAACTCAAAATTGTAACCACGGTACCGCGTCAACAGGCTGCGTAATTGCAACTAAAAATGAATTCGGTGTGACTGGTGTTGCGCATGGTTGCCAATTTTATTTCTATGACACCGACGATTTGGACCGACTTACTGATGATACTCAGCCGGGTGACATCGTGAGTTTCGACCTCCAATTTCATATTGATAATAAATTGCTTCCTATCATATCAGTTCGTAATTGGTGGGAAAGGATTAAAATCATGGTCGATAAAGGCGCGACTGTTCTTTTAGCGGCTGGTAATGGCGGCTTGGATTTAAGCCAATTCGGGATTATGGATGATTTTGGTGATAATGGCTGCATGTTAGTGGGAGCTTGTGACCACCTAACAGGAAAACGCACGTCTTTCTCAAATTATAATCAAAAAAACTCCCTGATTAATTCATGGGGAGACTGGAGCGTGACTACTACGGGGTATGGCACACTGCAAAAACACCCCGGCAATGACCGAAATTATACCGACAGTTATTCAGGAACATCGAGTGCAACACCGCTGTGTTCAGGTGCATTAGCGTTAATTCAAGGCTATGCTAAGCAGCATCAAATTATTCTATCTGCGTGGGGAATGCGTGAGCTGATAAGAAAATCGACATATATGGAAGGCGTTTGTGATGGGATAGGTTACCGACCTAATGTCAATCAGTTATTAGAAGAAATTGATAAACTCGCCCAAATTACTGAATAA
- a CDS encoding ABC transporter permease → MTYNPNRALLKLAFSLLLLVIVSIYAFGFSLNDIEMNLLDRRLPPSWAHLFGTDNLGRDLFARTFQGVATSLQIGLMAAITSGFIALVMAGLSSISKAMDYVVRGIIDAMLALPHLLLLVLICFTLGGGKMGVIWAVALTHWPKLALILRSELQRVSQSDYIMLSQRIGNSAFYRWRYHYLPMILPQWMVGTLLMFPHAVLHSAALSFLGFGLSPHEPSLGILLSDALRYLSTGAWWLVVFPGVALVGLVLLFDQFAKALQQLWLKGAVC, encoded by the coding sequence ATGACATATAACCCGAATCGCGCTTTGCTTAAGTTAGCTTTCTCGTTGCTTTTATTGGTCATCGTCAGTATCTATGCGTTTGGTTTCTCCCTCAATGATATTGAAATGAATTTACTCGATAGGCGGCTGCCTCCGTCGTGGGCACATCTATTTGGTACAGATAATTTAGGGCGTGACTTATTTGCCAGAACCTTTCAAGGTGTGGCAACCAGTTTGCAAATCGGCCTTATGGCTGCCATTACCAGTGGTTTTATTGCACTTGTCATGGCGGGGTTATCTTCAATAAGCAAAGCCATGGACTATGTGGTGCGTGGTATTATTGATGCCATGTTGGCATTACCCCATCTTTTATTGCTGGTATTGATTTGTTTCACGTTGGGAGGCGGAAAAATGGGGGTTATTTGGGCGGTTGCACTGACACATTGGCCAAAACTAGCCTTAATTTTACGTTCGGAGTTACAACGAGTTAGCCAGTCAGATTACATTATGTTATCTCAACGTATTGGTAACAGTGCATTTTATCGCTGGCGCTATCACTACTTACCCATGATTTTGCCGCAATGGATGGTAGGAACGTTATTAATGTTTCCCCACGCAGTATTACACAGCGCAGCATTAAGTTTTTTAGGTTTTGGTTTATCGCCCCATGAGCCCTCACTGGGCATTTTATTGTCTGATGCGTTGCGTTATCTCAGCACAGGAGCTTGGTGGCTGGTGGTTTTTCCAGGCGTTGCCTTAGTTGGATTAGTGTTATTATTTGACCAATTTGCCAAAGCCTTGCAGCAGTTATGGTTGAAGGGGGCCGTATGTTGA